Proteins encoded together in one Chryseobacterium sp. G0201 window:
- the pcaF gene encoding 3-oxoadipyl-CoA thiolase: MNNVYIIDYIRTPISKLQGGLSEVRADDLAAVVLKEIVARNPEVPVEEIEDVIFGCANQAGEDNRNVARMGLLLAGLPYKIGGETVNRLCASGMSAVANAFRSIASGEGEIYIAGGVEHMTRSPYVMSKPSAAFGRDSQMFDTTFGWRFINPKMKELYGVDGMGDTAENLADMHNISREDQDKFALWSQQKATKAQESGRLAEEIVKVEIPQRKGDPKIFDKDEFIKPTSSMEGLGKLRPAFRKEGTVTAGNASGMNDGAAALILASEEAVKKYGLKPKAKILGSSVAGVEPRIMGIGPVEATQKLLKRLNLSLEDMDVIELNEAFAAQSLAVTRSLGLKDDDSRVNPNGGAIAIGHPLGVSGARIVGSAAIELQKQNKKYALCTLCIGVGQGYAMVIERV, encoded by the coding sequence ATGAACAACGTATATATCATAGATTACATCAGAACTCCTATTTCAAAATTACAGGGAGGTTTATCAGAAGTTAGAGCAGACGATTTGGCGGCGGTTGTCCTTAAAGAGATCGTGGCAAGAAACCCTGAAGTTCCTGTAGAAGAAATTGAGGACGTTATTTTCGGATGCGCTAACCAAGCAGGTGAAGATAACAGAAACGTTGCAAGGATGGGTCTTTTATTGGCTGGACTTCCTTATAAAATAGGAGGTGAAACGGTAAACAGATTATGCGCTTCCGGAATGTCAGCAGTAGCAAATGCTTTCCGTTCGATTGCTTCTGGTGAAGGTGAAATTTACATTGCCGGTGGAGTAGAGCACATGACGCGTTCGCCTTATGTAATGTCAAAACCTAGCGCAGCTTTCGGTAGAGATAGTCAAATGTTTGATACGACTTTCGGATGGAGGTTTATCAACCCAAAAATGAAAGAATTATATGGCGTTGACGGAATGGGAGACACTGCTGAAAACTTGGCAGATATGCACAATATCAGCCGTGAAGATCAGGATAAATTTGCCCTTTGGTCTCAACAAAAAGCGACAAAAGCTCAGGAAAGTGGAAGACTGGCGGAAGAAATTGTAAAAGTTGAAATTCCTCAGAGAAAAGGCGATCCAAAAATTTTCGATAAGGATGAATTCATCAAACCTACATCTTCAATGGAAGGATTAGGAAAACTTCGTCCGGCTTTCAGAAAAGAAGGAACAGTAACTGCGGGAAATGCTTCAGGAATGAATGATGGAGCGGCAGCTCTTATTTTGGCAAGCGAAGAAGCTGTAAAAAAATACGGTTTAAAACCTAAAGCTAAGATTTTAGGATCTTCAGTTGCGGGTGTTGAACCAAGAATTATGGGAATTGGTCCTGTTGAAGCTACTCAAAAATTATTGAAAAGATTAAATCTTTCATTAGAAGATATGGACGTTATTGAATTGAATGAAGCGTTCGCTGCTCAATCTTTAGCAGTAACAAGAAGTTTAGGATTAAAAGATGATGATTCAAGAGTAAATCCAAATGGAGGAGCCATTGCAATTGGGCACCCACTTGGAGTTTCCGGAGCAAGAATTGTTGGTTCTGCAGCCATAGAACTTCAAAAACAAAATAAAAAATATGCATTGTGTACGCTTTGTATCGGAGTCGGACAAGGCTATGCAATGGTAATTGAACGTGTCTAA
- a CDS encoding transferase hexapeptide repeat family protein: protein MNIYSYHGIRPIIKPSAYIHPQAVIIGNVEIGEEVYIGPNAVIRGDWGKVIIKDGANVQENCTLHVFPGIETILEESAHIGHGAIIHSGHIGKNCLVGMNAVVMDKAVIGDECIIGALAFVPANFRCDARKLIVGSPAKIIRDVSDEMIKWKTEGTRLYQELAREGKDAILPCEPFTEFVQQIPTKVVDYSIWDDVK, encoded by the coding sequence ATGAATATTTACTCATATCACGGAATTCGCCCTATCATAAAACCCTCTGCATACATTCACCCACAAGCGGTGATTATCGGGAATGTGGAAATCGGTGAAGAAGTTTACATCGGTCCAAACGCAGTTATCCGTGGCGACTGGGGTAAAGTTATCATCAAAGACGGTGCGAATGTTCAGGAAAACTGTACGCTTCACGTCTTTCCGGGTATTGAAACTATTTTAGAAGAATCTGCACACATCGGTCACGGTGCAATCATCCATTCCGGACACATCGGAAAAAATTGTCTGGTTGGAATGAATGCTGTGGTGATGGATAAAGCCGTTATAGGTGATGAATGTATCATCGGAGCATTGGCTTTTGTTCCTGCAAACTTCAGATGTGATGCAAGAAAATTAATTGTCGGAAGTCCGGCAAAAATCATCCGTGATGTTTCTGATGAAATGATTAAATGGAAAACCGAAGGAACAAGATTATATCAGGAGTTGGCAAGAGAAGGGAAAGATGCGATTTTGCCTTGCGAACCATTTACTGAATTTGTTCAGCAGATTCCTACGAAAGTTGTTGATTACAGCATTTGGGATGATGTAAAATAA
- a CDS encoding PaaI family thioesterase has product MNPRQVAEYMFDQDYFSQWMNIKMIEVKENYCLLEMPIKKEMINGLKTVHGGVTFAFADSALAFSSNNSGDAAVALNCIINFTKAGKEGDIFRAESILVNDTRKTAVYDIKITNQNEELIAKFVGTVYKIGKKVTEL; this is encoded by the coding sequence ATGAATCCAAGACAAGTTGCAGAATATATGTTCGATCAGGATTATTTTTCCCAGTGGATGAATATCAAAATGATCGAAGTCAAAGAAAATTATTGTTTACTGGAAATGCCCATCAAAAAAGAGATGATTAACGGGCTTAAAACGGTTCACGGAGGCGTTACGTTTGCTTTTGCAGATTCTGCATTGGCATTTTCGTCCAACAATTCCGGAGACGCTGCCGTAGCACTGAACTGTATCATCAATTTTACGAAAGCGGGAAAAGAAGGCGATATTTTCAGAGCAGAAAGTATCTTGGTAAACGACACCAGAAAAACAGCTGTTTACGATATTAAAATTACCAATCAAAACGAAGAATTGATTGCGAAATTCGTCGGAACAGTTTATAAAATCGGAAAAAAAGTAACAGAACTATAA
- a CDS encoding alpha/beta hydrolase, whose protein sequence is MIKKLLIFCSILFAFQSMVLAQNGNLKPLTIGEIRTIKSKILNEDRTLNIYLPQNFDKTKSYPIIYLLDGSMNEDFIHVTGLVQFFNQMYAMPETIVVGIANIDRKRDFTFHTDLKDLQKDYPTTGHSDKFINFLEKELKPYIESQFKTTDKYLFGQSLGGLLAAEILLKKPEMFNNYFIISPSLWWDDESLLKQANQLLTKIPDTKKFVYVSVGKGEHPVMVKDAEDFFDILKKSNKKNWTVEYKMMETDNHATILHRSLYEGLVKIFPYQEPK, encoded by the coding sequence ATGATTAAAAAACTTCTTATTTTCTGTAGTATTTTGTTTGCATTTCAAAGTATGGTTTTAGCCCAAAACGGGAATTTAAAACCACTAACTATTGGAGAAATCAGAACAATAAAGTCTAAAATTTTAAATGAAGACAGAACCTTAAACATCTACCTTCCTCAAAACTTCGACAAAACAAAATCTTATCCTATTATCTATCTTCTGGATGGAAGCATGAATGAAGATTTTATCCATGTTACAGGACTGGTACAGTTCTTTAACCAAATGTATGCAATGCCGGAAACAATAGTGGTCGGAATTGCTAATATTGATAGAAAAAGGGATTTCACATTTCACACCGATTTAAAAGATTTACAGAAAGATTATCCTACAACAGGACATTCTGATAAATTTATTAATTTCCTAGAAAAAGAATTAAAACCTTATATCGAAAGTCAGTTTAAAACTACCGATAAATATTTGTTTGGTCAATCTCTTGGCGGACTTTTAGCGGCAGAAATTTTGTTGAAAAAACCTGAAATGTTCAATAATTATTTTATCATCAGTCCGAGTTTGTGGTGGGATGATGAAAGTCTTTTAAAACAGGCAAATCAATTATTAACTAAAATTCCGGATACAAAGAAATTCGTTTACGTTTCTGTAGGTAAAGGCGAACATCCTGTAATGGTAAAAGATGCAGAAGATTTCTTCGATATTCTTAAAAAATCAAATAAGAAAAATTGGACGGTAGAATATAAAATGATGGAAACAGATAATCATGCAACGATTCTTCACAGAAGTTTATATGAAGGTTTGGTGAAAATATTTCCTTATCAGGAACCAAAGTAA